In one window of Panthera uncia isolate 11264 chromosome F2, Puncia_PCG_1.0, whole genome shotgun sequence DNA:
- the CCDC166 gene encoding coiled-coil domain-containing protein 166, producing MAPKKQLGTSAGRRPGAAGDGAEPPLSERAQYLQREYTLLSEQLDACEARVDQVLQENAFLDREALRLREENRLYASYMSARAQRCAHAVVRLEEQNRVDLTRIHGQRAELESLYRGRENGVRAQLLEMEARAARMARQVQELQPYKELQLEQLARIRALERELLHMRVDHTQLLHRVKGRFLEDKAAFEREARQRVQSLGRRAEREAARALVAHTQAIKADNARLRQELLRLLGWAQLLHDTRRQLLEQREQLRREHEDTWDLARVHGWLRRGPGGPPLWRPPPPPPPPPPPPPPPPARPASHQGSLAASTAPSRGASQTPTWLPRVGSRAPSQAPSKEGSGASFQAPLRAGSHFLSSTPSHPGSRVASSTPARPGSRVPSLVPSRPGSRVSSRASYGASENTAPSAKSVPGPGSSRPPDAGDRGH from the exons atgGCTCCCAAGAAGCAGCTCGGGACCAGCGCGGGGCGCCGGCCGGGCGCGGCGGGAGACGGGGCCGAGCCGCCGCTGTCGGAGCGCGCGCAGTACCTGCAGCGCGAGTACACGCTGCTCTCGGAGCAGCTGGACGCCTGCGAGGCGCGCGTGGACCAGGTGCTGCAGGAGAACGCCTTCCTGGACCGCGAGGCGCTGCGCTTGCGCGAGGAGAACCGGCTCTACGCCAGCTACATGAGCGCGCGCGCGCAGCGCTGCGCCCACGCCGTCGTCCGGCTGGAAGAGCAGAACCGCGTGGACCTGACCCGGATCCACGGGCAGCGGGCCGAGCTGGAGTCGCTCTACCGCGGGCGCGAGAACGGAGTGCGCGCGCAGCTGCTGGAGATGGAGGCGCGCGCGGCGCGGATGGCGCGGCAGGTGCAGGAGCTGCAGCCCTACAAG GAGCTGCAGCTGGAGCAGTTGGCCCGGATCCGGGCGCTGGAGCGCGAGCTGCTGCACATGCGCGTGGATCACACGCAGCTGCTTCACCGTGTGAAAGGGCGCTTCCTGGAGGACAAGGCTGCCTTCGAGCGCGAGGCGCGTCAGCGCGTGCAGTCCTTGGGGCGGCGCGCGGAGCGAGAGGCGGCGCGCGCGCTCGTCGCGCACACGCAGGCCATCAAGGCTGACAACGCGCGCCTGCGGCAGGAGCTGCTGCGGCTGCTTGGCTGGGCCCAGCTGCTGCATGACACGCGGCGCCAGCTGCTGGAGCAGCGTGAACAGCTGCGGCGCGAGCACGAGGACACTTGGGACCTGGCGCGTGTGCATGGCTGGCTGCGCCGGGGCCCAGGGGGCCCGCCGCTCtggcggccgccgccgccgccgccgccgccgccgccgccaccgccaccgccaccagCGCGGCCCGCCTCGCATCAGGGGTCCTTGGCCGCCTCCACAGCCCCATCGCGCGGGGCCTCCCAGACCCCGACATGGCTCCCGCGGGTGGGCTCCAGGGCCCCATCACAGGCCCCTTCGAAGGAGGGTTCAGGGGCTTCATTCCAGGCCCCGTTGCGCGCGGGCTCCCACTTCCTGTCCTCGACCCCGTCCCACCCCGGCTCTCGGGTCGCGTCCTCGACCCCAGCCCGCCCGGGGTCCCGGGTCCCATCCTTGGTCCCGTCGCGCCCAGGCTCCCGGGTCTCTTCGCGGGCCTCATACGGGGCCTCAGAGAATACCGCCCCCTCTGCCAAGTCTGTCCCGGGGCCAGGCTCTTCCCGTCCCCCAGACGCAGGAGACCGTGGACACTGA